A single region of the Enterobacteriaceae endosymbiont of Donacia cinerea genome encodes:
- the rpsR gene encoding 30S ribosomal protein S18: MIRYFRRRKFCRFTAEGIKEIDYKNIYILKNFITESGKIVPSRITGTKAKYQRQLTKAIKLARYLSLISYTDHHK; this comes from the coding sequence ATGATACGTTATTTTCGTCGTCGTAAATTTTGTCGTTTTACAGCAGAAGGTATTAAAGAAATTGATTATAAAAATATATATATTTTAAAAAATTTTATTACTGAAAGTGGTAAAATTGTACCTAGTAGAATTACTGGTACTAAAGCAAAATATCAACGTCAATTAACTAAAGCTATAAAATTAGCAAGATATTTATCTTTAATATCTTATACTGATCATCATAAATAA